A genome region from Chloroflexia bacterium SDU3-3 includes the following:
- a CDS encoding CRISPR-associated RAMP protein: MESESIFSFAALQNRLSVRGMLVAQTALRIGAGRSLDVIGSDLPVLRDVWGTPYVPGASLKGAFRAQIEALIRTVQPEQVRDFHQLEEHERGTIAPLVQSENNEKKDKSKEIWNESTLIDLTFGAPWVAGRIFFKDALVDRSIWFDQFEIRNGVALNRDTETAEQGLLYDYEVVPAGVRFHFELRLENAAPWQLGMVLLALRPWQQGGVQIGGFRSRGLGYVQLDELSAVFQTIKNANDVLALLGYGDGSMLELPLSAPDDVMQTWFAAFRAALMDPTGVISQGANHA; this comes from the coding sequence GTGGAAAGTGAATCGATCTTCTCATTCGCGGCGCTTCAGAATCGGCTGAGCGTGCGTGGGATGTTAGTCGCTCAGACCGCGCTGCGCATTGGTGCTGGCCGATCCCTTGATGTAATCGGCAGTGACCTTCCAGTATTGCGTGATGTATGGGGAACTCCGTATGTGCCTGGCGCATCGCTGAAAGGCGCGTTTCGCGCGCAGATTGAGGCGCTGATACGCACGGTGCAACCCGAGCAGGTTCGCGACTTTCACCAGCTTGAAGAACATGAGCGCGGGACAATTGCGCCGCTCGTGCAGTCGGAGAATAATGAAAAAAAAGATAAGAGCAAGGAGATTTGGAACGAATCCACACTGATCGATCTCACCTTTGGTGCGCCATGGGTGGCTGGACGGATCTTCTTCAAGGATGCGTTGGTTGACCGCTCAATCTGGTTTGATCAGTTTGAGATCCGCAATGGGGTGGCGCTCAACCGTGATACGGAGACCGCTGAGCAGGGTTTGCTGTATGACTATGAGGTCGTTCCTGCGGGTGTTCGGTTTCATTTCGAGCTGCGGCTTGAGAACGCGGCACCGTGGCAGCTTGGGATGGTCTTGTTGGCGCTGCGCCCCTGGCAGCAGGGCGGCGTGCAGATCGGCGGGTTCCGCTCGCGCGGCCTGGGGTACGTGCAGCTGGATGAGCTGTCTGCTGTCTTCCAGACGATTAAGAACGCCAATGATGTCCTTGCGCTCCTTGGCTACGGCGATGGAAGTATGCTTGAGCTTCCGCTCTCAGCGCCAGATGATGTGATGCAGACGTGGTTTGCGGCTTTTCGTGCGGCGCTTATGGACCCGACGGGCGTGATTAGCCAAGGAGCGAACCATGCATAA
- a CDS encoding hydrolase encodes MTETSFAQAVTACLLWGAADRSSAHEGRVRAVVEQVLGDNADPDRAQLQARLDQIHAVLPEDQAQIALVMGGATKIKGYVFESPKLPEIRGASALLDWVNEDAVPQLWAGRLGEELGQACVIYASGGGFLAFAPAALGEELAAAAERCYTTTTLTANSVFVTHTVHLLELRYGQLAIRDGAIAFWVEEFLQQWSQNELQKRLATYYYAQPADPVDAPEQRFFRRKTFGELVTLLATMTTRRREERSFGGDTRSIPHYPILPWAEKCDSSDLRPAVWSGMVVDEERKLSEPSARKRYVGQLLKRDAAHTRWYTDTFAWRAPDALAERSWEAQWRAFVQNPAHVSAQLAQHPQAQRATAASDVQEIAQASRPDGFIGVIYADGNNVGRLIATLTTPARYQAVSATLSAAAKTAVFHALGRHVVPIEIDDLRSATPGQKKWVYPFEILTIGGDDLFIIVPGSKALEIAEAISASFEQCIAERLRAIGDLNGPSAITDDLYSHRSKAASAHEPFEPLVGLSAGVIIAPETTPIFFLRDLVEELLKSAKKKAKQHTAHGFYGGAVDFMVLKSISMVTDNIQSFRRQALGMGGDRRLTARPYTWREFSALITTVRALQDEQVPRSQLYRLRRMLDEQPGETIVTSVMEYFYTCARNERMAGVLKTHVQERWCESLPPWRAVEAGAWETIWADMLEIYDMVKDQQ; translated from the coding sequence ATGACCGAGACGTCTTTTGCCCAGGCGGTGACGGCCTGCCTGCTGTGGGGTGCCGCTGACCGCTCATCGGCGCATGAGGGGCGCGTGCGGGCCGTGGTCGAGCAGGTGCTGGGAGACAACGCCGATCCTGACCGCGCGCAGCTCCAGGCGCGGCTCGATCAGATTCACGCGGTGCTGCCCGAGGATCAGGCGCAGATCGCGCTGGTGATGGGCGGCGCGACCAAGATCAAGGGCTATGTGTTTGAGTCGCCCAAGCTCCCCGAGATACGCGGGGCCAGTGCGCTGCTGGACTGGGTGAATGAGGATGCCGTTCCGCAGCTGTGGGCCGGACGGCTCGGGGAGGAGTTGGGGCAGGCGTGCGTCATCTACGCCAGCGGCGGCGGCTTTCTGGCGTTTGCCCCCGCCGCGCTGGGCGAGGAGCTGGCTGCCGCCGCCGAGCGGTGCTATACCACCACCACCCTGACGGCGAACAGTGTGTTTGTGACCCACACCGTTCACCTGCTGGAGCTGCGCTATGGGCAGCTCGCGATTCGCGATGGCGCGATCGCGTTTTGGGTCGAGGAGTTTCTGCAACAGTGGAGCCAGAACGAGCTTCAGAAGCGCCTTGCGACCTACTACTATGCGCAACCAGCAGATCCTGTGGATGCGCCAGAGCAGCGCTTCTTTCGCCGGAAGACCTTTGGCGAGCTGGTGACCCTCCTCGCGACGATGACCACGCGCCGCCGTGAGGAGCGCTCGTTCGGCGGCGACACGCGCAGCATCCCTCACTACCCCATTCTCCCCTGGGCTGAGAAGTGCGACAGCAGTGATCTGCGCCCGGCGGTCTGGAGCGGCATGGTGGTCGATGAAGAGCGGAAGCTGAGCGAGCCGTCGGCACGCAAGCGCTACGTGGGTCAGCTCCTCAAGCGCGATGCTGCCCACACCCGATGGTATACCGATACGTTTGCATGGCGAGCACCAGATGCGCTCGCAGAGCGCTCCTGGGAAGCGCAGTGGCGGGCGTTTGTCCAAAACCCCGCGCACGTGTCTGCGCAGCTCGCTCAGCACCCGCAAGCGCAGCGTGCGACGGCGGCCAGCGATGTGCAGGAGATCGCCCAGGCGTCGCGCCCGGATGGCTTTATCGGGGTGATCTATGCCGATGGGAATAATGTTGGGCGATTGATTGCGACCCTGACGACCCCGGCGCGCTACCAAGCGGTCTCTGCGACCTTGAGCGCTGCGGCGAAGACGGCGGTGTTTCATGCCCTGGGACGCCATGTGGTGCCGATCGAGATTGATGATCTCCGCTCAGCGACGCCTGGTCAGAAGAAGTGGGTCTATCCCTTTGAGATCCTGACGATTGGCGGCGATGACCTCTTCATCATCGTGCCCGGCAGTAAGGCGCTGGAGATCGCCGAAGCGATCAGCGCCTCATTTGAGCAGTGTATCGCGGAGCGCCTCCGCGCAATCGGCGACCTGAATGGGCCATCGGCGATCACGGATGACCTGTATTCGCATCGGAGCAAGGCTGCGAGCGCTCATGAGCCGTTTGAGCCGCTGGTGGGCCTCTCCGCCGGGGTGATTATCGCGCCGGAGACCACGCCGATCTTTTTCCTGCGCGACCTGGTGGAGGAGCTGCTGAAGAGCGCGAAGAAGAAGGCCAAGCAGCATACTGCGCACGGCTTCTATGGTGGGGCGGTCGATTTCATGGTCCTAAAGTCTATCTCGATGGTGACGGATAATATCCAGAGCTTTCGGCGGCAGGCCCTGGGCATGGGGGGCGACCGGCGGCTGACGGCGCGCCCCTACACCTGGCGAGAGTTCTCCGCGCTGATCACGACCGTGCGCGCGCTCCAGGATGAGCAGGTGCCGCGCTCGCAGCTCTATCGCCTGCGCCGCATGTTGGATGAGCAGCCGGGGGAGACAATCGTCACCAGCGTGATGGAGTATTTCTATACGTGCGCCCGCAATGAGCGTATGGCGGGCGTGCTGAAGACACATGTGCAAGAGCGGTGGTGCGAATCGCTGCCCCCGTGGCGGGCGGTTGAGGCGGGAGCGTGGGAGACGATCTGGGCCGACATGCTGGAGATCTATGACATGGTGAAGGACCAACAATGA
- the csx10 gene encoding CRISPR-associated RAMP protein Csx10: MRYLPITIEARGPLAFPERKPGVQFRASLPYVPGAVLYGALGARLGGRQAHTPEELARLFRAVRCHNAYPALAGDPWSRPLPMTALRPKGDEQITHDALYDRVCWEQQRPPALIYAPTDAEGRPWEAVGRAFYTRDQKTHTPVFRSVQQRVLTRVAINRRRGTTADGQLFSPLVISEVMELDGELVPTRFLGSVAVPEDVPDLVGQLAAISLLGGRQTTGSGEVSIQVGAELPAEDHVADLRRRIDAMSARFRDTATLYEAMGGTPWTPGTIFTVNLLSDALLTEQGWLPTNQLSPAMLKERTGIDARLVRAWATTSAVGGWNVSWQRPKPTAVATQMGSLFVYEVPGRLDDAQCQRLVALEHDGIGDRRAEGYGQVRICDEFHL; encoded by the coding sequence ATGAGGTATCTGCCGATCACGATTGAGGCGCGCGGCCCGCTGGCCTTTCCCGAGCGCAAGCCGGGGGTGCAGTTCCGCGCGAGCCTGCCCTATGTGCCGGGGGCGGTGCTGTATGGCGCGCTCGGCGCGCGGCTGGGCGGGCGGCAGGCCCATACCCCCGAGGAGCTGGCGCGGCTCTTCCGCGCGGTTCGCTGCCATAACGCCTACCCCGCCCTCGCGGGCGACCCCTGGTCGCGCCCGCTGCCGATGACGGCGCTCCGCCCCAAGGGCGATGAGCAGATCACCCATGATGCGCTCTACGACCGGGTGTGCTGGGAGCAGCAGCGCCCGCCCGCGCTGATCTATGCCCCGACGGATGCGGAGGGCCGCCCCTGGGAGGCGGTTGGGCGGGCCTTCTACACGCGGGATCAGAAGACGCATACCCCCGTCTTCCGCAGCGTGCAGCAGCGGGTGCTCACCCGCGTGGCCATCAACCGGCGGCGCGGGACGACGGCGGATGGCCAGCTGTTTTCGCCGCTGGTGATCAGCGAGGTGATGGAGCTGGACGGCGAGCTGGTTCCAACCCGCTTCTTGGGCAGCGTGGCGGTGCCCGAGGACGTTCCGGATCTTGTGGGCCAGCTTGCGGCGATCTCCCTGCTGGGCGGGCGGCAGACCACGGGCAGCGGTGAGGTCAGCATCCAGGTGGGCGCGGAGCTGCCCGCTGAGGATCATGTCGCCGATCTGCGCAGGCGGATCGATGCGATGAGCGCGCGTTTCCGCGATACGGCCACGCTGTATGAGGCCATGGGCGGTACACCCTGGACACCTGGCACCATCTTCACCGTGAACCTCCTCTCCGACGCGCTCTTGACCGAGCAGGGTTGGCTGCCGACGAATCAGCTGAGCCCGGCGATGCTGAAGGAGCGGACGGGGATCGATGCGCGGCTGGTGCGGGCCTGGGCCACCACGAGCGCTGTGGGCGGCTGGAATGTCTCATGGCAGCGCCCCAAGCCCACAGCGGTGGCGACGCAGATGGGCAGCCTGTTTGTCTATGAGGTGCCGGGTCGGCTCGACGATGCGCAGTGCCAGCGGCTGGTGGCGCTGGAGCACGATGGGATCGGGGATCGCCGCGCCGAGGGCTACGGCCAGGTCCGTATCTGTGATGAGTTTCATCTCTAA
- a CDS encoding SAVED domain-containing protein, with translation MDTADLDALKQQRDGMARRLREFERQSAYTGLSTEPHITLQIQDLKRELRLIDNQICECLPRDARRLALATYAGGLLADPLYTAFDWSGSFPEGRPAATTWTGGLWADLRGLKQQCDQRAQTKLAVHMKAHLSVGLAFGFLFSQQTTYDLWIAAGQGQWWCTSSQPDADDRLVWDRQVLDPEQPDVSLEIWASSARNDAIDRWLVERPLPLRERHCCALEPAKVMGSAHAVAIALAIGTYIRSHLRVAQRTPRRIHLFMAAPIPLAVMIGRMLNACGPVQCYDYDKLDGTYVPACELKG, from the coding sequence ATGGATACGGCTGACCTCGACGCACTGAAGCAGCAGCGAGATGGGATGGCTCGGCGGCTCCGTGAGTTTGAGCGGCAATCCGCGTATACGGGCTTGAGTACGGAACCCCATATCACGTTGCAGATTCAGGATCTCAAACGCGAACTCCGTCTGATCGATAATCAGATCTGCGAGTGCCTTCCCCGCGATGCGCGGCGGCTTGCGCTGGCGACCTACGCCGGGGGACTCCTCGCCGATCCACTGTATACAGCGTTTGACTGGTCTGGGTCTTTCCCGGAGGGCCGCCCCGCCGCGACGACCTGGACTGGTGGCCTCTGGGCCGACCTGCGCGGGCTGAAGCAGCAGTGCGATCAGCGTGCCCAGACGAAGCTGGCGGTGCATATGAAGGCGCACCTCAGCGTCGGGCTGGCATTCGGTTTTCTCTTCTCGCAGCAGACCACCTATGATCTCTGGATCGCTGCGGGGCAGGGGCAGTGGTGGTGCACGAGCAGCCAGCCGGATGCGGATGATCGGCTCGTGTGGGACCGGCAGGTGCTTGATCCGGAGCAGCCGGATGTGAGCCTGGAGATCTGGGCATCGTCTGCCCGCAATGATGCGATCGACCGCTGGCTCGTCGAGCGCCCGCTGCCGCTGCGGGAGCGCCATTGCTGTGCGCTGGAGCCTGCGAAGGTCATGGGCAGCGCGCATGCGGTGGCGATCGCCCTGGCGATCGGCACGTACATCCGCTCGCATCTGCGCGTGGCCCAGCGGACGCCGCGCCGCATCCATCTGTTTATGGCGGCCCCGATCCCCCTCGCGGTGATGATTGGTCGGATGCTCAACGCGTGCGGGCCGGTGCAGTGCTACGACTACGACAAGCTGGACGGCACCTATGTCCCTGCGTGTGAGCTTAAAGGATAA
- a CDS encoding type III-A CRISPR-associated protein Cas10/Csm1 produces the protein MADSADPMGAACEVLRYWATYAGQPPDPVPSPTIFAELTRRKAVEPRLTSIFSQLPKDAGEEKKLTYVRPAPLTVSGETIFPTTEPNDPTAQRQRLNQAAASIIAASPEPQQLTALADLLEREAWCLPSPLPGIPLYDFARVHAALAAARAHGGATLLVGGDVSGVQDFIYTIPAKGAAKQLRGRSLYLQLLSEAIARYIIGELGMPEVCLLYCGGGRFYAVLPNKQEKLDEMKTRIAQVLLERHGVAPYLALGWQPLAGDYSKLWEKLHEQINQAKQRKFADLETETLQNLLFTPREQHQPQPDLGEAETDAFGRSIAEMGGKVGQALYLRDWKINRYEHPEMQRVPTHWHHVLNAFRSGLRTESQEQLKQRTPDDRPSRLRAMRDLTPEEEEVARNKLGQSGTLGRRYTVNEVPLVTAIDLAQTHDEQAYIPGDEPREGEPKPFGMLAEQSQGIKRLGVLRMDVDDLGALFGGREKAERSIADLAETAALSAALGRFFEGYVGTLCRNINSAISRKEEPDGGIYTVYSGGDDLFIVGSWHLLPDLAYTIRQEFARYVTGKTSEGGAYIESTITLSAGITLHTSKFPIYQAADMAHEALEAAKAFTRPAQKGEKKGRPKDALTFLGITIGWEDYAELQQRQRQLYDLVQQGAPTALLITLQSLAQQARPKRFNRDGRPQASHGPWMWRGAYMLTRLAERVGKREGGEKSRKEIEDLIHYIRHPLKEHSANQPIILAGMAARWAQLLLRGEDKR, from the coding sequence ATGGCCGATTCTGCCGATCCAATGGGCGCAGCCTGCGAGGTGCTGCGCTACTGGGCCACCTATGCGGGCCAGCCGCCCGATCCGGTGCCCTCCCCAACGATTTTCGCAGAGCTTACCAGGCGTAAGGCCGTCGAGCCACGCCTCACCAGCATTTTTAGCCAGCTCCCCAAAGATGCTGGTGAGGAAAAGAAGCTAACCTATGTCAGGCCAGCGCCGCTGACCGTTAGCGGGGAGACCATCTTCCCAACAACCGAACCAAACGACCCGACTGCGCAGCGCCAGCGGCTGAACCAGGCCGCTGCCAGCATCATCGCGGCGTCCCCCGAGCCGCAGCAGCTGACCGCGCTGGCCGACCTGCTGGAGCGCGAGGCGTGGTGCCTACCCTCGCCGCTGCCAGGCATCCCGCTCTACGACTTCGCCCGCGTGCATGCGGCGCTGGCAGCAGCCCGGGCGCACGGCGGGGCGACGCTGCTGGTGGGCGGCGATGTCTCGGGCGTGCAGGACTTCATTTACACCATCCCCGCCAAGGGCGCGGCCAAGCAGCTGCGCGGGCGCTCGCTCTACCTCCAGCTGCTGTCCGAGGCCATCGCCCGCTACATCATTGGCGAGCTGGGCATGCCCGAGGTCTGCTTGCTCTACTGCGGCGGCGGGCGCTTCTACGCGGTGCTGCCGAACAAACAAGAGAAGCTGGACGAGATGAAAACAAGAATCGCCCAAGTGCTGCTGGAGCGTCACGGCGTCGCGCCCTACCTGGCGCTGGGCTGGCAGCCGCTTGCAGGCGACTACAGCAAGCTCTGGGAGAAGCTGCATGAGCAGATCAACCAGGCCAAGCAGCGCAAGTTCGCCGACCTAGAGACAGAAACGCTGCAAAATCTGCTGTTCACCCCGCGCGAGCAGCACCAGCCACAGCCCGATCTCGGCGAGGCTGAAACGGATGCTTTTGGACGATCCATCGCAGAAATGGGCGGAAAAGTCGGCCAGGCGCTCTATCTTCGGGATTGGAAAATCAATCGCTACGAACACCCTGAAATGCAGCGCGTACCAACGCACTGGCATCACGTGCTGAACGCCTTTCGCAGCGGCCTCCGCACAGAGAGCCAGGAGCAGCTTAAGCAGCGTACGCCTGATGATCGACCCTCACGCCTACGAGCCATGCGCGATCTCACACCAGAAGAGGAGGAGGTGGCAAGAAACAAGCTCGGCCAAAGCGGCACCCTCGGGCGGCGCTACACGGTCAACGAGGTGCCGCTGGTGACGGCCATCGACCTCGCGCAGACCCACGACGAGCAGGCGTACATCCCCGGCGATGAGCCGCGCGAGGGCGAGCCAAAGCCCTTCGGCATGCTGGCCGAGCAGAGCCAGGGCATCAAGCGGCTGGGCGTGCTGCGCATGGATGTGGATGACCTGGGCGCGCTGTTTGGTGGGCGCGAGAAGGCCGAGCGCAGCATCGCCGATCTGGCCGAGACGGCGGCGCTCTCGGCGGCGCTGGGCCGCTTCTTCGAGGGCTATGTGGGCACGCTCTGCCGCAACATCAACAGTGCGATCAGCCGCAAGGAAGAGCCAGATGGCGGCATCTACACTGTCTACAGCGGCGGCGACGACCTGTTTATCGTCGGGTCGTGGCACCTGCTGCCCGATCTGGCCTATACCATCCGGCAGGAATTTGCCCGCTATGTGACGGGGAAAACCAGCGAGGGCGGCGCATACATCGAGTCGACCATCACGCTCTCGGCTGGCATCACCCTGCACACCAGCAAGTTCCCGATCTACCAGGCCGCCGACATGGCCCACGAGGCGCTGGAGGCCGCTAAGGCATTCACGCGGCCAGCCCAAAAGGGTGAGAAGAAGGGCCGACCGAAGGACGCGCTGACCTTCTTGGGCATCACCATCGGCTGGGAGGACTACGCCGAGCTGCAGCAGCGACAGCGGCAGCTCTACGACCTGGTGCAACAGGGCGCACCTACCGCCCTGCTGATCACGCTGCAATCCCTGGCCCAGCAGGCGCGGCCCAAGCGCTTCAACCGCGACGGTAGGCCGCAGGCCAGCCACGGCCCGTGGATGTGGCGCGGTGCCTACATGCTCACGCGGCTGGCCGAGCGCGTCGGCAAGCGCGAAGGGGGAGAGAAGTCGAGAAAAGAGATCGAAGATCTCATCCACTACATCCGCCACCCGCTGAAGGAACATTCGGCCAATCAGCCCATCATCCTCGCAGGCATGGCTGCGCGCTGGGCGCAGCTCCTGCTCCGAGGCGAAGATAAAAGATAA